One genomic region from Chromatiales bacterium 21-64-14 encodes:
- a CDS encoding phosphoribosylaminoimidazolesuccinocarboxamide synthase has translation MRWNVPDALFESAIKSLPLVHRGKVRDIYGVGDDRLLIVTTDRLSAFDVVLPDPIPGKGSVLTAVSNFWFERTRALVPNHLVNTPLQEIVPDPVERAPLEGRTVIVRRLKGLPVEAIVRGYLIGSGWKDYQRTGAVCGIHLPEGLVQADRLPEPIYTPSTKADVGEHDQNIAFEQTVGLLGLDYAEQVRDVSLKIYADAAEYAREHGIIIADTKFEFGVDEAGRLVLMDEALTPDSSRFWPDDQYRPGQSPPSFDKQYVRDYLETLDWDKNAPGPRLPAEVILKTAEKYREAQQRLLGD, from the coding sequence GTGAGGTGGAATGTGCCTGATGCCCTTTTTGAGTCCGCCATCAAAAGCTTGCCACTGGTCCATCGGGGGAAGGTGCGCGACATCTACGGAGTCGGTGACGACCGGCTGCTGATAGTCACAACGGACCGGCTCTCCGCTTTCGACGTGGTGCTTCCCGACCCGATCCCGGGTAAGGGCAGTGTCCTGACTGCGGTGTCGAATTTCTGGTTTGAGCGTACCCGGGCCCTGGTACCCAACCACCTTGTGAACACACCCCTCCAGGAAATCGTACCCGATCCCGTTGAACGTGCCCCACTGGAAGGGCGTACGGTAATCGTGCGTCGGCTCAAGGGACTCCCGGTGGAGGCGATCGTTCGGGGTTATCTGATCGGATCTGGATGGAAGGACTATCAGCGCACCGGGGCGGTCTGTGGTATCCACCTGCCGGAAGGGCTTGTGCAAGCCGATCGGCTGCCGGAGCCCATCTACACGCCCTCCACCAAGGCGGACGTCGGGGAGCATGACCAGAACATCGCTTTTGAACAGACGGTAGGACTTCTGGGCCTGGACTATGCCGAGCAGGTGCGGGACGTGAGTCTGAAGATCTACGCGGACGCGGCCGAATACGCCCGGGAGCATGGCATCATCATCGCCGACACGAAATTTGAATTCGGTGTGGATGAGGCGGGACGGCTGGTCCTGATGGACGAGGCGCTCACCCCGGATTCCTCCCGGTTCTGGCCCGACGACCAGTATCGGCCGGGGCAAAGTCCCCCGAGTTTCGACAAGCAGTACGTGCGGGATTACCTGGAAACCCTGGACTGGGACAAGAACGCCCCGGGGCCGAGACTGCCGGCCGAGGTGATCCTGAAGACCGCGGAGAAGTACCGGGAAGCGCAGCAGCGCCTGCTTGGGGATTAG